In the genome of Bacillus sp. Marseille-P3661, one region contains:
- the grdA gene encoding glycine/sarcosine/betaine reductase complex selenoprotein A: MELKGKKVFVLGERDGVPAEAIAECVKAAEAEIVYTATECFVUTAAGAMDQVVQEQLKIAAEKYGNENVIVILGSPDEDSADIYAETVTAGDPTYAGPLAGVALNLGVYHILEDQIKAAIPEDVYQEQVGLMELSLDKDGICKIMSEAREKYINS; this comes from the coding sequence ATGGAATTGAAAGGTAAAAAAGTATTTGTATTAGGTGAAAGAGATGGCGTACCAGCAGAAGCAATTGCAGAATGTGTAAAAGCAGCAGAAGCGGAAATTGTTTATACAGCAACAGAGTGCTTTGTCTGAACTGCCGCTGGCGCAATGGACCAGGTGGTCCAAGAACAATTAAAAATTGCAGCTGAAAAGTATGGCAATGAAAATGTAATCGTAATCCTAGGTTCTCCAGACGAGGATAGTGCAGATATTTATGCTGAAACTGTAACAGCAGGTGACCCTACGTATGCAGGTCCATTAGCAGGAGTAGCATTAAATTTGGGTGTATATCACATATTAGAAGATCAGATTAAGGCTGCTATTCCAGAGGATGTATACCAAGAGCAAGTAGGATTAATGGAATTATCTTTGGATAAAGATGGTATTTGCAAGATTATGAGTGAGGCAAGAGAAAAGTATATTAACTCATAA
- the fdhA gene encoding formaldehyde dehydrogenase, glutathione-independent — translation MAGNRAVVYQGAGKVTIEDIAYPDLILRDGPGVNPLNVGRKCDHGVILKVVTTNICGSDQHMVRGRTTAPSGLVLGHEITGEVIEVGRDVEFIKKGDLVSVPFNIACGRCRSCKEQNTHICENVNPDRPGSAYGYVDMGGWVGGQSEYVMVPYADFQLLKFPDKEQAMEKIMDLTMLSDIFPTGYHGAVSAGVKPGSTVYIAGAGPVGLAAAHSAQLLGAAVVIVGDLNSERLAQARSFGCETVNLREHSNLGEQIEQILGVPEVDCAVDCVGFEASAHGANAGEAPATVLNSIMDITRAGGRLGIPGLYVTGDPGAVDEDAKIGTLKVRLGLGWAKAHTFVTGQTPVMKYHRDLMQAILSGRAQIAKAVNATRITLDQAPAAYAEFDQGASKKFVIDPHGSVRI, via the coding sequence ATGGCAGGAAATCGTGCAGTTGTATATCAAGGTGCAGGTAAAGTAACAATTGAGGATATCGCTTATCCGGATTTAATTTTAAGAGACGGTCCAGGGGTAAACCCGTTAAATGTTGGACGTAAATGTGATCATGGTGTTATTTTAAAAGTTGTTACAACAAACATATGTGGCAGTGACCAACATATGGTTCGCGGAAGAACAACTGCACCAAGCGGCTTAGTACTAGGACACGAAATTACAGGTGAAGTTATTGAAGTTGGCCGTGATGTAGAGTTTATTAAAAAAGGTGACTTAGTTTCTGTACCATTTAATATTGCGTGTGGCCGTTGCCGTAGTTGTAAAGAACAAAATACACATATTTGTGAAAACGTAAATCCTGATCGTCCTGGTTCAGCCTATGGTTATGTGGATATGGGCGGATGGGTTGGCGGCCAATCCGAGTATGTGATGGTTCCTTATGCAGACTTCCAGTTATTGAAATTCCCTGATAAAGAGCAAGCGATGGAAAAAATTATGGATTTAACGATGCTTTCTGATATTTTCCCAACAGGCTATCATGGTGCCGTTAGTGCGGGCGTTAAGCCAGGCTCAACTGTATATATTGCGGGTGCAGGTCCAGTTGGCCTAGCAGCAGCACATTCAGCACAATTGTTAGGAGCGGCTGTGGTAATCGTTGGTGATTTAAATAGTGAACGCTTGGCACAAGCTAGGAGCTTTGGATGTGAAACAGTTAACCTGCGTGAGCATTCAAACTTAGGTGAGCAAATAGAGCAAATTTTAGGTGTGCCTGAAGTGGATTGTGCCGTTGACTGCGTAGGTTTTGAAGCAAGCGCACATGGCGCAAATGCTGGCGAGGCGCCTGCAACTGTACTGAATTCGATTATGGATATTACACGTGCTGGTGGACGCCTTGGAATTCCTGGCCTTTATGTAACAGGAGACCCAGGCGCAGTTGATGAAGATGCAAAAATCGGTACATTAAAAGTACGTCTTGGTTTAGGTTGGGCTAAGGCTCATACATTTGTAACAGGCCAAACACCTGTTATGAAGTATCATCGTGACTTAATGCAGGCGATTTTAAGCGGTCGTGCGCAAATTGCGAAAGCTGTAAATGCTACACGTATCACGCTTGATCAAGCGCCAGCAGCATATGCTGAATTCGACCAAGGAGCATCGAAAAAGTTTGTTATTGATCCACATGGTAGTGTGAGAATTTAA
- the trxB gene encoding thioredoxin-disulfide reductase, which translates to MKNSKIYDVIIAGAGPAGMTAAVYTSRANMETLMIEKGIPGGQMANTEDIENYPGYESIVGPELSEKMFEHSKKFGAEYLRGTIDKVKDGYPYKSVIVDGVEYLTKSIIIATGAEHRKLGVTGEEELSGVGVSYCAVCDGAFFEDLELVVVGGGDSAVEEAIFLTRFASKVTIIHRRDKLRAQPLIQKRAFENEKIEFIWNHTVEEILGDGMVSGVRIKETNSGNESTVSCNGVFIYVGMDPISDCVKDLGITNDNGYIEVDEKMRTAVSGIFSAGDVNEKMLRQIITATGDGSIAAISAQMYVEDLEEKLKETKMEV; encoded by the coding sequence ATGAAGAATTCAAAAATATATGATGTGATCATTGCTGGTGCTGGCCCTGCTGGGATGACAGCAGCCGTCTACACATCGCGAGCCAATATGGAAACGTTAATGATCGAGAAAGGAATTCCTGGCGGCCAAATGGCGAATACAGAGGATATTGAAAATTACCCTGGGTATGAGTCAATTGTAGGTCCAGAACTTTCAGAAAAAATGTTCGAACACTCAAAAAAGTTCGGTGCAGAATATTTACGCGGTACTATCGATAAAGTGAAAGATGGGTATCCATATAAGTCTGTGATTGTCGACGGAGTTGAATATTTAACAAAATCTATCATCATCGCAACAGGTGCCGAGCATCGTAAATTAGGAGTCACAGGTGAGGAAGAACTTTCAGGCGTTGGGGTATCGTATTGTGCAGTATGTGACGGCGCTTTTTTTGAAGATCTTGAGCTTGTCGTTGTAGGTGGTGGTGATTCAGCCGTTGAGGAAGCGATCTTTTTAACAAGATTTGCATCCAAGGTTACAATTATCCATCGTCGTGATAAGCTCCGTGCCCAACCACTTATTCAAAAACGGGCATTTGAAAATGAGAAAATTGAATTTATCTGGAATCATACAGTGGAAGAAATTCTCGGCGATGGAATGGTTTCTGGGGTACGCATAAAAGAGACGAACTCTGGTAATGAATCAACAGTTTCATGTAACGGTGTCTTTATATATGTTGGTATGGATCCAATTAGTGATTGTGTGAAAGACTTAGGAATTACAAATGATAACGGCTACATTGAAGTTGATGAAAAAATGCGAACAGCTGTAAGCGGTATTTTTTCCGCAGGCGATGTAAATGAAAAAATGCTGCGCCAAATTATTACAGCAACAGGTGATGGAAGTATTGCAGCCATTTCCGCACAAATGTATGTAGAGGATCTTGAAGAAAAACTAAAAGAAACGAAAATGGAGGTATAG
- a CDS encoding IclR family transcriptional regulator has translation MRDVNIGSIRSIDRAIDILQAFSIEDPSLSIDRIVKKTKIPNSTVYRILCTLERRGLVQFDESSATYKPGLRLMEFGVLLSSVLDIRKEAEEILIDLHLKTNQTILMAIKEGDELLHIYKKENYQGLKVSTTVGQRRPYNFGAMGPVLLAFQPEEEIERILKIPIPRYTPNTITDINKIRERLNQIKNDKFYISSNETNLGVTGIGAPVFGMGGEIEATIGIVGPQIQVDDKLEEFTALILDAAKQISAKIGFRGTF, from the coding sequence ATGCGGGACGTTAACATCGGTTCCATTCGTTCTATTGATCGCGCTATTGATATTTTACAAGCATTTTCAATTGAAGACCCATCGCTATCAATCGATAGAATTGTAAAGAAAACTAAAATACCAAACTCTACCGTCTATCGAATTTTATGTACTTTGGAACGTCGAGGATTGGTACAATTTGATGAATCTTCGGCTACATATAAACCCGGGCTCAGATTAATGGAGTTTGGTGTACTTTTATCCTCAGTTCTTGATATACGAAAAGAAGCTGAAGAAATTCTTATTGATTTACATCTGAAAACAAACCAAACCATACTCATGGCCATTAAGGAAGGAGATGAATTATTACATATTTACAAAAAAGAAAACTATCAGGGGTTAAAAGTCTCAACAACAGTTGGGCAGCGACGACCATACAACTTTGGAGCGATGGGTCCTGTTTTACTTGCTTTTCAGCCAGAGGAAGAAATAGAGCGAATCTTAAAGATTCCTATCCCACGATATACGCCTAATACAATAACAGATATTAACAAGATCCGAGAACGACTAAACCAAATAAAAAACGATAAATTTTATATCTCATCTAATGAAACAAATTTAGGAGTTACTGGAATTGGAGCACCTGTGTTTGGAATGGGCGGAGAAATTGAAGCCACTATTGGTATTGTCGGTCCGCAAATTCAAGTAGATGATAAACTAGAAGAGTTTACTGCGCTCATTTTAGATGCAGCAAAGCAAATTTCTGCTAAAATTGGTTTCCGGGGTACTTTTTAA
- the grdC gene encoding glycine/sarcosine/betaine reductase complex component C subunit beta, with amino-acid sequence MNTPVIKGASFVITHTPSFVRYGSKPMREVEKDDQLLDKILANLRSFDDAVAYPPNQVFIGNMRPELLKEYERPWTDKKVAEAKRFSSMGEVMPEVEFYGFLKIADQYDLLFLDDRFVQEEVVVSLKNHPLINPDDLAKLEKSSNMEEINQKIEQGALPLYIEKDRLIGCIVDGHNEDHFLNAHILLENLSNKASGIVAMRRVLNSFDVSPDQIDYVIGCDEEAVGDRYQRGGGNMAKSIAAHAGCVNASGSDVKAFCCAPAHAVNIAASLVQAGLYENVLIIGGGCLAKLGMKYAGNLSKGMPITEDQLGAIAILVGTDDGKSPKIRLDAAGKHNISAGSSAQAIYEALIVNPLKKVNKGILDIDKYAVELHNPDVTEPNGNGNVPKGNYRTIAAMAVFNGEMDRADMNTFEDKYGMLGFSPTQGHIASAIPFLGHARDMIMNGEIRNAMFVGKGSLFLGKMTTLSDGMSFLIEKNDREA; translated from the coding sequence ATGAATACTCCTGTTATAAAAGGTGCATCCTTTGTGATTACCCATACGCCAAGCTTTGTCAGATATGGATCAAAGCCTATGCGAGAAGTGGAAAAGGATGATCAATTACTTGATAAGATTTTAGCCAATTTACGTAGTTTTGATGATGCAGTTGCATATCCTCCTAATCAAGTATTTATTGGTAACATGCGTCCGGAGTTATTAAAAGAGTATGAAAGACCATGGACTGATAAAAAAGTTGCAGAAGCAAAGCGCTTTAGTTCGATGGGTGAAGTCATGCCTGAAGTAGAATTCTACGGCTTTTTAAAAATCGCTGATCAGTATGATTTACTTTTTTTAGACGATAGATTCGTACAAGAAGAAGTAGTCGTTAGCTTAAAAAATCATCCATTAATCAATCCTGACGACTTGGCTAAACTAGAGAAAAGTTCGAATATGGAGGAAATTAACCAGAAAATCGAACAAGGTGCACTTCCTTTATATATTGAAAAAGATAGACTAATTGGCTGCATTGTGGATGGTCATAATGAAGATCATTTCTTGAATGCGCACATTTTATTAGAGAATTTAAGTAATAAAGCATCAGGCATAGTGGCGATGAGACGTGTATTAAACTCATTTGATGTTTCTCCTGATCAAATAGATTATGTGATAGGCTGTGATGAAGAAGCGGTAGGTGACCGCTATCAGCGTGGCGGCGGTAACATGGCAAAATCGATTGCTGCACATGCTGGCTGTGTAAATGCATCTGGTTCAGACGTAAAAGCATTTTGTTGTGCACCTGCACATGCTGTAAATATAGCTGCCAGCTTAGTTCAAGCCGGTCTATACGAAAATGTTTTAATCATTGGTGGTGGCTGTTTAGCAAAGCTAGGCATGAAATATGCTGGTAACCTTTCAAAAGGAATGCCGATCACAGAAGATCAATTGGGGGCTATTGCTATACTAGTTGGTACCGACGACGGTAAGAGCCCTAAAATTCGCTTAGATGCAGCAGGAAAGCATAATATCTCTGCAGGGTCGTCTGCTCAAGCAATCTATGAAGCTTTGATTGTGAATCCATTGAAGAAAGTAAATAAAGGCATTCTAGATATAGATAAATACGCTGTAGAATTGCATAACCCTGATGTAACTGAGCCAAATGGCAATGGAAATGTTCCAAAAGGAAATTATCGCACGATCGCTGCTATGGCAGTATTTAATGGTGAGATGGATCGGGCGGACATGAATACATTCGAAGATAAGTACGGAATGTTAGGGTTTTCGCCAACTCAGGGCCATATTGCATCTGCTATTCCATTTTTAGGCCATGCCAGAGATATGATTATGAATGGTGAAATTAGAAACGCGATGTTTGTTGGTAAAGGAAGTCTATTCTTAGGGAAAATGACAACACTTTCTGATGGAATGTCGTTTTTAATAGAAAAAAATGATAGGGAGGCATAA
- a CDS encoding thioredoxin family protein: protein MIEVNKENFESEVLQSEQPVIVDFWGPKCQPCLNLMPDVEELAEKHTQVKFVKVNSAENRRVCINNKVMGLPAFLLFKNGEEVKRISGGQLTKEDIENLVSESL, encoded by the coding sequence ATGATTGAAGTAAATAAAGAAAATTTCGAATCTGAGGTATTACAATCCGAACAACCGGTAATTGTTGATTTTTGGGGCCCGAAATGTCAGCCATGTTTAAATTTAATGCCTGATGTTGAAGAGCTAGCTGAAAAACATACGCAAGTAAAGTTTGTAAAAGTGAACAGCGCTGAAAATCGACGAGTATGTATTAATAACAAAGTAATGGGATTACCAGCGTTTCTTTTATTTAAAAATGGCGAAGAAGTAAAAAGAATATCTGGTGGACAACTAACAAAAGAGGATATTGAAAACTTAGTAAGTGAAAGTCTATAA
- a CDS encoding glycine/sarcosine/betaine reductase component B subunit — translation MQLNINHYPVHSVSWGESTHYIDGQLVVNRDELLAHLEKSGELKDVNIKDIALVSPGTKTRIINIFDIFPARARLGEGAVDYPGILGPVQSVGDGVTASLENFAVLSVSSEYDKYHKVLDMSGPGGTITPHAELFHIAVVIEPKNDSLPSSAYNGYLKRIGLRVGTYLAKAAAKSEPDSETNYSLEPQPKELPRVAYVCMIASHQKAVPGEPILYGDDVGGLMPTILHPNEFLDGAVISPYWNLGIDTLSFQNNSVILDLYSRHGKDVNFVGVVPCVSHITRERRELSVLMATNLVHSILKADLAVVSKVGGGIPESDLMMTVESLEKRGVLTSGIIWSYLGDGTVKDSLSTYSLAANALASAGMQDDVIDLPEQEIIIGGTLLGPFTDNPHDKAQPAHLPIRARYRDVSGAINQLGASRVAQVEI, via the coding sequence ATGCAATTAAACATAAATCATTATCCAGTTCATTCTGTTTCTTGGGGAGAATCTACTCACTATATTGATGGACAATTAGTCGTGAATCGAGACGAATTATTAGCCCATTTAGAAAAAAGTGGTGAATTAAAAGACGTTAACATAAAAGATATTGCTCTTGTGTCGCCAGGGACTAAAACAAGAATTATCAATATCTTTGACATATTCCCAGCACGAGCTAGGTTAGGAGAAGGAGCTGTTGACTATCCTGGAATTCTTGGTCCTGTACAATCCGTTGGGGATGGGGTAACTGCTTCATTAGAAAATTTCGCAGTCCTATCGGTATCAAGTGAATATGATAAATATCATAAAGTTCTTGATATGTCAGGTCCTGGGGGTACAATAACACCTCACGCTGAACTTTTTCATATCGCAGTAGTGATAGAACCAAAGAATGATAGTTTACCATCATCTGCATATAACGGTTATTTAAAAAGAATCGGGCTGCGGGTAGGAACTTACCTTGCAAAGGCCGCAGCAAAGTCAGAACCGGATAGTGAAACTAATTATTCACTTGAACCACAGCCAAAGGAGTTGCCAAGGGTAGCTTATGTATGCATGATTGCATCTCACCAAAAAGCTGTACCAGGAGAACCAATATTATATGGTGATGATGTAGGCGGTTTAATGCCGACGATACTTCATCCTAATGAATTCCTAGATGGTGCAGTTATTTCACCTTATTGGAACTTAGGGATTGATACACTTTCTTTTCAAAACAATTCAGTAATTTTGGATTTATATAGTCGCCACGGGAAAGACGTAAACTTTGTCGGTGTAGTACCTTGTGTTTCACATATTACACGGGAACGACGAGAGCTTTCAGTACTAATGGCAACAAACTTAGTACACTCGATTTTAAAAGCAGACTTAGCAGTCGTATCAAAAGTAGGCGGTGGTATACCTGAATCTGATTTAATGATGACGGTTGAATCACTTGAAAAACGAGGTGTACTAACATCAGGGATTATTTGGTCCTATTTAGGAGACGGAACCGTTAAGGATTCACTTAGTACGTATTCATTAGCAGCGAATGCCTTGGCTTCCGCTGGTATGCAAGATGACGTCATTGATTTGCCTGAACAAGAAATTATCATTGGTGGAACGTTACTAGGTCCGTTTACCGATAATCCGCATGATAAAGCCCAACCGGCACATTTGCCTATACGGGCTCGCTATAGAGATGTAAGTGGTGCAATCAATCAATTAGGTGCATCACGTGTTGCACAGGTTGAAATTTAA
- a CDS encoding LysR family transcriptional regulator, translating into MEIHQLEYVIALSKYMKFSLAADEISVSQSTLSDQIKKLENELGVQLFIRSTRKVQLTSAGEDFLAYAKRIISEIENARSCMFEYSNLMKGKIKIGALSTITYLGITSVIANFQKDYPGFEMEIFEENSDTLLKKLSTSEIDVAFISYPYIANFEFDFYPLINDRLVLLVSSTHPLAERKEVSIEELSKEKFLMIQSSTGLQNSLVQLCRDAGFEPNIILKSSHVETIKGLIEEGIGITLFANRIAASISNEKTAIIELKEPVKRVTGLALSKNNRLLSTKTFKDYVLGRKI; encoded by the coding sequence ATGGAAATCCACCAACTAGAATATGTAATTGCATTATCGAAATACATGAAATTCTCACTAGCTGCTGACGAAATATCAGTTTCACAATCTACTTTATCCGATCAAATCAAAAAGCTAGAAAATGAGCTGGGGGTACAACTTTTTATTCGTTCAACACGGAAGGTTCAATTAACATCTGCCGGTGAAGACTTTTTGGCATACGCAAAACGGATCATCTCTGAAATTGAAAATGCGCGTAGCTGTATGTTTGAGTATTCGAACCTTATGAAAGGTAAAATTAAGATTGGTGCTCTGTCAACCATTACATACTTAGGAATTACTTCGGTGATCGCAAACTTTCAGAAAGATTACCCAGGCTTTGAAATGGAAATTTTCGAGGAGAACAGTGACACGCTATTAAAGAAATTATCAACTTCAGAAATCGACGTTGCATTTATAAGCTACCCGTATATAGCCAATTTTGAATTTGATTTTTATCCGCTTATTAATGATCGGTTAGTTTTATTAGTATCAAGCACACATCCACTTGCAGAGCGAAAAGAAGTATCAATAGAAGAACTGTCCAAAGAAAAGTTTTTAATGATCCAGTCTAGCACAGGGCTACAAAACTCTTTAGTGCAACTGTGCCGTGATGCAGGGTTCGAGCCAAATATTATCTTAAAAAGCAGTCATGTGGAAACGATTAAAGGTTTAATTGAAGAAGGAATAGGAATTACGTTATTCGCAAATCGAATTGCCGCATCGATTTCAAATGAAAAGACAGCGATCATTGAACTAAAAGAACCTGTTAAAAGGGTTACAGGTTTAGCCCTTTCTAAAAATAATCGATTGTTGTCAACGAAAACTTTTAAAGACTATGTTCTAGGCCGCAAAATCTAA
- a CDS encoding MFS transporter, translating to MSKNKKILFGVSIAAFLAPFTQTIYTPNLLEIEAYFGVNTFLINLTISIFTFILATSQFVSGPLADTRGRKTVLIPGLILFAAGSILCLVTTNYYIFLIGRAIQAIGISTGSVVAAAVIGDIYSPQDRGRAMSIYQTMVFLGPVLGPVVGSFISGYYHWQWSFIVLTIAAILVLVYNRMILHETLPKDKVPQRITYHTFKKIIFNEAAFSIMLLGFIQFYGYYIYLVFLPSLLDSLYQIPVESKGLFFLPLTAGLVIGSISGSKLQQRYTRKSILISSSYLIGIFVFGFWVCMLVKILSLPILVIFLLSYGIILGISLPAQTTVLINLFQGEKGTSIGVYNFVRFTGAAVGPLVGAILHNIGGDLVLYFSLFVFLIIAAIVIHMKMYDPYQVSEQAVQSVK from the coding sequence ATGTCTAAAAACAAAAAAATACTGTTCGGGGTTTCGATAGCAGCATTTTTAGCACCATTTACTCAAACCATTTATACCCCAAATTTGCTAGAAATCGAGGCTTACTTTGGAGTAAATACTTTTCTCATTAACTTAACTATTTCTATATTCACTTTTATTTTAGCTACTAGCCAATTTGTGTCCGGGCCATTAGCTGATACCCGCGGACGGAAAACAGTATTAATTCCAGGACTTATTCTCTTCGCAGCTGGTTCGATTCTATGTTTAGTTACTACAAATTACTATATCTTTTTAATTGGAAGAGCTATTCAGGCAATTGGAATTAGCACAGGTTCAGTTGTTGCTGCAGCCGTTATTGGCGATATATACTCTCCTCAAGACCGGGGCCGTGCAATGAGTATCTACCAAACAATGGTGTTCCTAGGCCCTGTTCTAGGTCCTGTAGTTGGAAGTTTTATTTCTGGGTACTACCACTGGCAATGGTCCTTTATCGTATTAACAATAGCTGCTATACTTGTTTTAGTGTACAACCGAATGATTTTGCATGAAACATTGCCTAAAGACAAGGTTCCTCAAAGAATTACATACCATACATTTAAGAAAATAATCTTCAATGAAGCTGCATTTTCGATTATGTTACTAGGCTTTATTCAATTTTACGGATATTATATATATTTAGTCTTTTTACCGTCATTGCTAGATTCATTATATCAAATACCAGTCGAATCCAAGGGTTTATTTTTTCTACCCTTAACTGCGGGACTAGTTATAGGTTCAATATCGGGTAGCAAGCTTCAACAAAGGTATACTCGTAAAAGTATACTTATTTCATCATCCTACCTTATTGGTATATTTGTGTTTGGATTCTGGGTTTGCATGTTAGTAAAAATCTTATCTTTACCTATTCTTGTAATCTTTTTGTTGTCATATGGAATCATTTTAGGAATTAGTTTACCTGCGCAAACAACGGTTTTGATTAATTTATTTCAAGGTGAAAAAGGCACTTCAATTGGGGTTTATAATTTTGTACGTTTTACAGGAGCCGCTGTCGGACCATTAGTAGGGGCAATATTACATAATATTGGCGGCGATCTCGTTCTTTACTTTTCTTTATTTGTCTTTCTTATAATAGCTGCTATTGTCATTCATATGAAAATGTATGACCCTTATCAAGTAAGTGAACAAGCTGTTCAAAGTGTAAAATAA
- a CDS encoding glycine/betaine/sarcosine/D-proline family reductase selenoprotein B, whose amino-acid sequence MTETKPVRIVHYLNQFFAGIGGEEKAGIGPYVVDGPIGPGLLLEQASKGKVKIVATVVCGDNHFVEEPNALEQIIGFIDQYQPDGLLAGPAFAAGRYGEACTAICLETQNRLNIPVITGLAPDSPSVEAYRQTLTIFRTGSSARDMRKSIPKMGEVLTQIIENGTLSKTDRTFLYPKGLKENQVLDKNAAQRAISMLLAKYQGQEWHSELTFQEFDMIEPAPAVTEKGFKIALVTDGGLILKGNPEGMSSGRSKRWCKINAETWNELTPEVVEVNHFGYDTQFVLDDPNRLVPLDVLRQLENEGEVNVHPTIYSTAGVSTTIDNGALFGQEIAKELQKAGVQAAILTSTUGTSTRCGAAMVKEIERAGIPVAQICTMVNVATGMGATRVIPSRSVLYPTGDPNKTREEEFKLRKQLVSCAIAAVQTDVNEPTVFDITLAPKVNV is encoded by the coding sequence TTGACTGAAACGAAACCAGTAAGAATTGTTCATTATCTTAATCAGTTTTTTGCTGGCATAGGAGGAGAAGAAAAGGCAGGAATTGGACCATATGTAGTAGATGGCCCGATTGGACCTGGTCTCCTTTTAGAACAAGCATCAAAAGGGAAAGTAAAAATAGTCGCTACAGTTGTTTGCGGCGATAATCATTTTGTAGAGGAACCAAACGCGCTTGAGCAAATCATCGGATTTATCGATCAATATCAGCCTGACGGTCTACTAGCAGGACCAGCTTTTGCAGCAGGTCGCTATGGCGAAGCATGCACAGCAATATGTTTAGAAACGCAAAATCGCTTAAATATACCTGTGATAACGGGTCTTGCACCTGATAGTCCATCTGTTGAAGCGTATCGGCAAACACTAACGATATTTCGAACAGGATCATCTGCTCGAGATATGAGAAAAAGCATACCTAAAATGGGTGAAGTATTAACCCAAATCATTGAAAATGGAACACTTTCAAAAACTGACCGCACTTTCTTATATCCAAAAGGACTAAAGGAAAATCAAGTTCTTGACAAAAACGCTGCACAGCGAGCAATTTCGATGTTACTAGCAAAATATCAAGGACAAGAGTGGCATAGTGAATTAACGTTTCAAGAGTTTGATATGATTGAGCCGGCGCCAGCGGTTACTGAAAAAGGCTTTAAGATTGCACTAGTAACAGATGGGGGTTTGATTTTAAAGGGGAATCCTGAGGGAATGTCATCTGGGCGTTCAAAACGTTGGTGTAAAATCAATGCGGAAACTTGGAATGAACTAACTCCGGAAGTAGTTGAAGTAAATCATTTTGGCTACGATACTCAATTTGTATTAGATGACCCGAATCGACTTGTACCGCTCGATGTGTTACGTCAACTAGAGAATGAGGGCGAGGTAAACGTTCACCCTACTATATACTCAACTGCCGGGGTATCAACAACGATTGATAATGGTGCATTATTTGGTCAAGAGATTGCTAAAGAACTTCAAAAAGCAGGCGTACAAGCTGCAATTTTAACATCGACCTGAGGCACTAGTACTCGCTGCGGTGCAGCGATGGTAAAAGAAATTGAGCGTGCTGGAATTCCAGTTGCTCAGATTTGTACGATGGTAAATGTCGCAACAGGTATGGGTGCAACAAGAGTAATACCATCACGAAGTGTCCTTTATCCAACTGGTGATCCAAATAAGACTAGGGAAGAAGAATTTAAATTAAGAAAACAACTTGTCAGTTGTGCAATTGCCGCTGTTCAAACTGATGTGAACGAACCGACGGTTTTCGATATTACATTAGCACCAAAGGTTAATGTATGA